Proteins from one Anaerolineae bacterium genomic window:
- a CDS encoding Inner membrane protein YrbG, predicted calcium/sodium:proton antiporter, whose product MNALTDVVIMLLSIIGLWWGAVWIVESAVRIAKRLGLSELIIGLTVVAIGTSAPEFAVTVGAALEGRGDISVGNVVGSNIFNLGFILGGVALVRAICTTRTMVVRDGGMLIGTSLLLYLFLADHQMGRLEGGILFVILVLYLGYLIWKKEPIEDGLPAGEFRWLDIPQLLAGIGLVVGSGHFLVESAVHLARLFGVSEWVIGVTIVAAGTSAPEFATSLIAVLKGRHGVSAGNLIGSDLFNLLGVLGLAAIIRPMTVEASAVSSILVLVGMVVLVVVFLMRTGWQISRWEGALLVTINVVRWILDFLR is encoded by the coding sequence ATGAACGCCTTGACTGATGTGGTGATCATGTTGTTAAGCATAATTGGTCTCTGGTGGGGAGCCGTGTGGATCGTAGAGTCGGCAGTGAGAATTGCCAAACGATTGGGGCTCTCTGAACTTATTATTGGTTTAACCGTAGTGGCAATCGGCACTTCGGCTCCGGAATTTGCCGTGACGGTGGGAGCGGCTCTTGAGGGGCGCGGCGATATTTCTGTTGGCAATGTGGTTGGTTCTAATATCTTTAATTTGGGCTTTATTCTGGGAGGGGTTGCCCTTGTACGGGCAATATGTACAACCCGAACGATGGTCGTACGCGATGGCGGGATGTTGATTGGGACTTCTTTATTGCTTTATCTTTTCCTGGCGGATCACCAGATGGGTCGCCTGGAAGGAGGGATTCTGTTCGTTATACTCGTTCTCTATTTGGGCTACCTGATCTGGAAAAAAGAACCTATTGAAGATGGGTTGCCAGCCGGTGAGTTTCGCTGGCTGGATATCCCTCAGCTTTTGGCCGGGATTGGATTGGTTGTCGGGAGCGGTCATTTTTTGGTCGAGAGCGCCGTTCATCTGGCACGTTTGTTTGGAGTCTCTGAATGGGTTATTGGGGTAACCATTGTAGCTGCCGGCACATCTGCGCCAGAATTTGCCACCTCCTTAATAGCAGTATTAAAAGGCCGGCATGGGGTTTCGGCGGGAAATTTAATCGGCAGTGATTTATTCAATTTGCTGGGGGTTTTAGGTCTGGCCGCAATAATCCGTCCAATGACGGTAGAAGCCAGTGCGGTTAGCAGCATTCTGGTTCTGGTGGGAATGGTGGTTTTGGTGGTAGTCTTTTTGATGCGCACCGGCTGGCAAATCTCCCGCTGGGAAGGAGCTTTACTGGTTACGATTAATGTGG
- a CDS encoding Na(+) H(+) antiporter subunit G yields MAQNLSAFLMFLGALLMFIAALGVARMPDLFTRMHSSTKSATLGVGLIMLGAAFHFGEIGMTMRAVAIIVFLFLTAPVAAHMLGRAAYFAGVPLWEGTLSDALRGHYDRRTHRLISDEKIEDNLTEGEIG; encoded by the coding sequence ATGGCGCAAAACCTGAGTGCTTTCTTAATGTTTTTAGGGGCGTTATTGATGTTCATTGCTGCTCTGGGTGTTGCGCGCATGCCCGATCTATTTACGCGGATGCACAGCAGCACAAAGTCGGCGACCTTAGGAGTGGGGTTAATCATGTTAGGGGCTGCTTTTCACTTCGGAGAAATCGGTATGACGATGCGGGCAGTGGCAATCATTGTCTTTTTGTTCCTTACGGCGCCAGTCGCTGCCCACATGTTGGGAAGGGCAGCTTATTTTGCGGGGGTGCCTTTGTGGGAGGGTACCCTTAGCGACGCCTTGCGCGGCCACTATGATCGCCGCACGCATCGTCTGATCAGTGATGAAAAGATAGAAGATAATCTTACTGAAGGAGAGATTGGTTGA
- a CDS encoding Na(+) H(+) antiporter subunit F encodes MILGLTIAFLIAAVLLCLYRVASGPSLPDRVVGLDLLSSVTVGFIAVYAVVSGEIIYIDVAMVLALIAFLGTVAFAYFIEKGGMPWRKT; translated from the coding sequence ATGATTCTGGGATTGACCATTGCTTTCCTGATTGCGGCTGTGCTCTTATGTCTTTACCGGGTTGCAAGCGGCCCGAGCTTGCCGGATCGGGTGGTCGGTTTGGATTTGCTTTCATCGGTGACCGTTGGCTTTATTGCGGTCTATGCCGTTGTCAGCGGTGAAATCATTTACATTGATGTTGCCATGGTTTTAGCGCTCATTGCATTTCTTGGAACCGTGGCGTTTGCCTATTTTATCGAAAAAGGAGGCATGCCATGGCGCAAAACCTGA
- a CDS encoding Na(+) H(+) antiporter subunit E: MNLFLANILLALLWVSLSGVFSPANLAFGYVIGYLVLFLSRRAFAPSNYFGVVERLVRFGFFFAYELILANLRVAYEVLTPRHDMHPRVIALPLQARTDFEISALAILISLTPGTLSLDVSADKRILYIHAMFAEDEEAVRKDIQDNLEARLLAIWRQKPSIEEKVK, translated from the coding sequence ATGAATTTATTTCTGGCCAATATCCTTTTAGCTCTGCTTTGGGTTTCCTTGAGTGGAGTGTTTAGCCCCGCTAATCTTGCGTTTGGCTACGTGATCGGCTATCTGGTGTTGTTCCTTTCCCGCCGCGCGTTTGCTCCCAGCAATTATTTTGGAGTTGTCGAGCGATTGGTACGGTTTGGGTTCTTTTTTGCCTATGAGTTGATCTTAGCCAATTTACGCGTCGCTTATGAAGTGCTTACCCCTCGGCACGACATGCATCCGCGCGTGATTGCTCTGCCTTTGCAAGCCCGCACCGATTTTGAGATTTCGGCTTTGGCGATCTTGATTTCCCTGACTCCTGGTACGCTCAGCCTGGACGTTTCCGCCGACAAACGGATTCTTTACATTCACGCCATGTTTGCTGAGGATGAAGAAGCGGTGCGTAAAGATATTCAGGATAATCTGGAAGCCCGATTACTGGCAATCTGGCGTCAAAAGCCATCTATCGAGGAGAAAGTGAAATGA
- a CDS encoding Na(+) H(+) antiporter subunit D, giving the protein MNRYLILPIAIPLLTAVLCLLFFRKPKVQRWIGVGGAGVLLIVSLWMLKFVWDQGIQAVQIGNWQAPFGITLVADLFSAVMVVLAGVLGFAVAIYSLDSIDSQRQAFGYYPLLHFLLMGVCGAFLTGDLFNLYVWFEVMLMSSFVLLALGGERGQMEGAIKYVTLNLLSSAIFLAALGLLYGLAGTLNMADLARKFASTASAPSNAIVTALSMLFLGAFGIKAAIFPLFFWLPASYHTPPVAVTALFSGLLTKVGVYSLIRVFTLIFIQDFDYTHTLLLGIAALTMITGVLGAVAQNEMRRLLSFHIISQIGYPLMGLGIFSPLGLAAAVYFVFHVSIAKSTLFLISGLIARLRGVFDLKKLGGLYKKEGWLAVFFLIAALSLAGLPPSSGFFAKLSLVQAGLQQGQFLIVAVSLFVSLLTLFSMIKIWNEAFWKEPQIVEKKEQVTINFPQDWSWILPIGFLVGVSLLLGFGIGPIFQVVSQAGHQLMNPQLYIQAVFGGGG; this is encoded by the coding sequence ATGAATCGCTACCTCATCCTCCCCATTGCCATCCCTTTGTTGACTGCGGTTCTCTGTTTGCTCTTTTTCCGCAAACCGAAAGTGCAACGCTGGATTGGGGTGGGCGGCGCAGGTGTTTTACTGATCGTGTCCCTGTGGATGTTAAAGTTCGTTTGGGATCAGGGCATTCAGGCTGTACAAATCGGAAACTGGCAAGCGCCGTTTGGCATTACGCTGGTTGCTGACCTCTTTAGCGCAGTGATGGTTGTCCTTGCCGGTGTTTTGGGATTCGCGGTTGCGATTTACTCTTTAGACAGCATTGATTCTCAACGCCAGGCTTTCGGATATTATCCTCTCCTGCACTTTCTTCTAATGGGAGTGTGCGGCGCGTTTCTGACCGGTGACCTGTTCAACTTATATGTCTGGTTTGAAGTGATGTTAATGTCCTCGTTTGTTTTGCTTGCTTTGGGGGGCGAGCGCGGACAAATGGAAGGCGCAATCAAGTATGTGACGTTGAACCTGCTCTCTTCGGCAATCTTTCTGGCTGCTTTGGGCTTGCTCTATGGGCTAGCCGGCACGCTCAATATGGCTGATCTGGCGCGTAAATTCGCCAGCACGGCTAGCGCTCCTTCGAACGCCATTGTCACCGCGCTTTCGATGCTCTTTCTGGGCGCTTTTGGTATTAAAGCGGCAATCTTCCCTTTGTTTTTCTGGCTGCCGGCGTCCTACCATACCCCACCGGTTGCGGTTACTGCCTTATTTTCTGGCTTGTTAACCAAAGTTGGCGTCTATTCCTTGATACGGGTTTTTACCCTGATCTTTATCCAGGATTTTGATTATACCCATACCCTTCTGCTGGGGATTGCTGCCTTAACGATGATCACCGGCGTGCTGGGAGCTGTTGCCCAAAACGAGATGCGGCGCTTGTTGTCTTTTCACATTATCAGTCAAATCGGGTATCCCTTGATGGGATTAGGGATTTTTAGCCCGCTAGGGTTAGCGGCTGCAGTCTATTTTGTTTTTCATGTTTCGATTGCAAAATCTACCCTCTTCTTAATCAGTGGACTCATTGCCCGCTTACGTGGGGTGTTCGATCTAAAAAAATTGGGTGGGTTATACAAAAAAGAAGGCTGGTTGGCAGTCTTCTTCTTGATCGCAGCCTTATCGCTGGCGGGCTTACCTCCTTCCTCGGGCTTTTTTGCCAAGCTGAGTCTGGTACAGGCTGGCTTACAGCAGGGACAGTTTCTCATTGTGGCTGTTTCTTTGTTTGTGAGTCTTTTGACTCTGTTCTCGATGATCAAAATCTGGAATGAAGCGTTTTGGAAAGAACCGCAGATAGTGGAAAAGAAGGAACAGGTCACAATTAACTTTCCTCAAGACTGGAGCTGGATTCTCCCCATCGGGTTTTTAGTGGGGGTATCCTTGTTGTTGGGCTTTGGAATCGGGCCGATATTTCAAGTCGTATCCCAGGCTGGTCATCAACTGATGAACCCGCAACTTTACATTCAGGCTGTTTTCGGAGGTGGGGGATGA
- a CDS encoding Na(+) H(+) antiporter subunit C, with product MEVVLPFVIGSLYAMAIYMLLRRSLVKLLIGLGLLSHASNLLIFTAGGLTRFKAPVIPGTANQLQSPYADPLPQALILTAIVISFGVTAFALALAFRAYRSVNTDDLDQMKTTDT from the coding sequence ATGGAGGTAGTTTTACCCTTTGTCATTGGGAGTTTATACGCCATGGCGATCTATATGTTGTTACGGCGTAGTTTGGTGAAGCTATTGATCGGTTTGGGATTGCTCAGTCATGCCAGCAACCTTTTGATCTTTACTGCTGGCGGTTTGACGCGGTTCAAAGCTCCGGTGATCCCTGGCACAGCCAACCAGTTACAGTCGCCTTATGCTGATCCATTACCTCAGGCTTTGATCCTGACGGCTATTGTGATCAGCTTCGGGGTAACAGCTTTTGCTTTGGCGCTGGCATTTCGTGCCTATCGCAGCGTGAATACCGATGATTTAGATCAGATGAAAACGACGGACACATGA
- a CDS encoding Na(+) H(+) antiporter subunit B: MTSLILRTMVRLLLPLLLMFSVFLLLRGHNEPGGGFVGGLMAATGFALFSIAFGSETARRILRIDPNTLIGVGLLLALSSGLVTLWLNQPFMTGMWFKVPLGSLGKLELGTPLFFDIGVYLTVWGVALTIIFALEEVR; the protein is encoded by the coding sequence ATGACCTCTCTGATTTTACGCACCATGGTACGCCTGTTACTGCCGTTGTTATTAATGTTTTCGGTATTTCTGCTCTTGCGAGGGCATAACGAACCGGGTGGGGGCTTTGTAGGAGGGTTGATGGCTGCCACCGGTTTTGCTTTGTTTTCGATTGCCTTTGGCTCGGAAACAGCCCGGCGTATCTTGCGCATAGACCCAAATACTTTGATTGGGGTGGGGTTATTGCTTGCCCTGTCGAGTGGTTTGGTCACCTTATGGCTCAATCAACCCTTTATGACCGGCATGTGGTTTAAAGTTCCTTTGGGATCGTTGGGCAAATTGGAATTGGGCACACCGCTGTTTTTCGATATCGGCGTTTACCTGACTGTCTGGGGAGTCGCCCTGACGATTATTTTTGCCCTGGAGGAGGTAAGGTAG
- a CDS encoding Na(+) H(+) antiporter subunit A, with product MLIFAVLSGFGLAFLAPPISQLGKQKSGWWLASLPIVLTVYFLTLLPGLKNGQIEAISYPWSQQLGLTFAFRADGLSVAFALLVSGIGALVAIYAGGYFGTKAPLGRFYLWLFFFMASMLGVVFADHLILLFIFWELTSLSSFMLIGFEHEREEARTAAIQALLVTGSGGLVMLAGFVLLGQIGGSWEISTLLLKGEPVRAHPLYLVVVVLILIGAFTKSAQFPFHFWLPNAMQAPTPVSTYLHAATMVKAGIYLLARLFPLLGGTSLWFWAVGGIGAVTMILGGVLALSQTDLKRLLAYSTISALGSLVLAIGIGTETALKAMVLFLLAHGLYKGALFLVSGAVDHESGTRDVRELGMLWRGMPFTAAGSSLAALSMAGVPFFFGFVAKEYLYEAAYNVGAFWVSLTILGALLNVFIAFRVGIAPFWLPAQAQTRLVQKVHEAPWSMRIGPLILGGLSFLIGILPQLFSQTLVSTALSAVAGKQVEVKLAAWHGVNDIFLLSLLTLGLGVGLFAVRRDIQRLAENLNPRWGLDGLYKRSLELLFAVAAFQTRLLQHGYLRYYLITIIVAVVAITGGGLWRWGGGTLPHLSWDLRFYELGIALIIIIAGGMATLSRSRLGAVAALGVAGYGVASIYLLFGAPDLAMTQFLIESLTVVLFVLAFYHLPHFARLTPRKERLRDVLIALVTGGLMTVFVFVASGIQIHPSISQYFVENSLPLAHGRNIVNVILVDFRGLDTLGEITVLAIAGIGVFALLKLRLDQRLPKAKKEGEGVARGGER from the coding sequence GTGTTGATCTTTGCAGTCCTTTCTGGTTTTGGGTTAGCTTTTCTTGCTCCTCCAATCAGCCAATTGGGCAAACAAAAAAGCGGCTGGTGGCTGGCAAGTTTGCCGATCGTCCTCACCGTCTACTTTCTGACCTTGCTGCCGGGCTTGAAGAACGGGCAGATTGAAGCGATTTCCTATCCCTGGTCGCAGCAGCTAGGTCTTACTTTTGCCTTTAGAGCCGATGGTCTCAGTGTAGCCTTTGCGCTCCTGGTCAGCGGGATTGGGGCGTTGGTAGCGATATATGCCGGCGGTTACTTTGGGACGAAAGCGCCGCTTGGTCGTTTTTATCTGTGGTTGTTCTTTTTTATGGCTTCCATGTTGGGGGTTGTGTTTGCCGATCATCTGATCCTGTTGTTTATTTTTTGGGAACTCACCAGCTTGAGTTCGTTTATGCTCATTGGCTTTGAACATGAACGTGAAGAAGCCCGTACGGCAGCTATTCAAGCCCTGCTGGTTACCGGCAGCGGCGGTTTAGTGATGTTGGCTGGTTTTGTGTTGTTGGGGCAGATTGGTGGAAGTTGGGAAATTTCAACGTTGCTGCTGAAAGGCGAGCCGGTCCGTGCCCACCCGCTTTATCTGGTGGTGGTCGTTTTGATTCTCATTGGGGCATTTACCAAATCGGCTCAATTCCCTTTTCACTTCTGGTTACCGAATGCCATGCAAGCTCCAACCCCGGTCAGTACCTACCTTCATGCTGCCACGATGGTCAAGGCAGGCATCTATCTTCTTGCCCGTTTATTTCCTCTATTGGGAGGAACTTCACTCTGGTTTTGGGCAGTGGGTGGGATTGGAGCGGTGACGATGATCCTGGGAGGGGTTTTGGCTTTAAGCCAAACCGACCTGAAACGACTGCTTGCCTATTCAACGATCAGTGCTTTGGGTAGCCTGGTACTGGCAATTGGAATCGGAACGGAAACGGCTCTCAAGGCAATGGTTTTATTTCTCCTGGCACACGGGTTATATAAAGGCGCATTGTTTCTGGTTAGCGGTGCGGTGGATCATGAAAGCGGAACCAGGGATGTAAGAGAATTAGGAATGCTGTGGCGAGGGATGCCTTTTACCGCAGCAGGCAGCAGTCTGGCTGCCCTATCGATGGCTGGCGTTCCCTTCTTCTTCGGTTTTGTCGCTAAAGAGTATCTTTATGAAGCGGCTTATAACGTTGGAGCATTCTGGGTTAGCCTGACCATACTTGGCGCTTTATTGAATGTCTTCATCGCTTTTCGGGTTGGGATTGCGCCGTTCTGGTTGCCTGCTCAGGCGCAAACCCGGCTGGTCCAAAAAGTCCATGAAGCGCCCTGGAGCATGAGGATCGGGCCGCTCATTCTGGGGGGATTGAGCTTCCTCATCGGGATTCTTCCACAACTCTTCAGCCAAACCCTCGTATCAACAGCTCTCTCTGCGGTAGCAGGCAAGCAGGTTGAAGTGAAGCTGGCAGCCTGGCATGGTGTGAATGACATCTTTCTGCTCAGTTTGCTTACCTTAGGGCTGGGTGTTGGGCTTTTTGCTGTGCGCAGAGACATCCAACGCCTGGCAGAAAATTTGAATCCACGGTGGGGCCTGGATGGGCTTTATAAACGCTCTCTGGAGCTGTTATTCGCCGTGGCTGCTTTTCAAACGCGCCTTCTTCAGCATGGCTATTTGCGCTATTACCTGATAACGATTATTGTGGCGGTAGTTGCTATTACTGGTGGAGGTTTATGGCGTTGGGGCGGGGGAACATTGCCTCACCTCTCCTGGGATTTGCGTTTCTACGAGTTAGGAATTGCGCTCATTATTATCATTGCCGGTGGTATGGCGACTCTTTCGCGTTCCCGTTTGGGAGCAGTAGCAGCGTTGGGAGTTGCTGGCTATGGTGTGGCGTCCATTTATTTATTGTTCGGCGCTCCCGATCTGGCCATGACCCAATTTTTAATTGAATCGCTGACGGTTGTCTTGTTTGTCCTGGCTTTTTACCATCTGCCCCACTTCGCTCGCTTGACTCCCCGGAAAGAACGCCTGCGGGATGTGCTGATTGCTCTGGTCACGGGCGGATTAATGACGGTCTTTGTCTTTGTTGCCAGCGGAATCCAGATTCACCCCTCGATTTCGCAATACTTTGTCGAGAATTCTCTGCCCCTGGCGCATGGGCGCAACATCGTCAATGTAATCCTGGTTGACTTTCGCGGTTTGGATACCCTAGGGGAAATCACTGTCCTGGCAATTGCTGGAATTGGCGTTTTTGCTCTCTTAAAGTTGCGATTGGATCAACGCCTCCCAAAAGCGAAAAAAGAGGGAGAAGGGGTTGCCAGAGGAGGTGAAAGATGA
- a CDS encoding Permease of the drug/metabolite transporter (DMT) superfamily has protein sequence MSPASRKINLDRRRSIHWLPYLELTGSITIWGASFVATKIALQELSPIMVVWLRFCLGVCVMGLAMLFRHQLSLPPGKMMPYLALVGFIGITFHQWLQSTALQTSLASTSSWIVATAPIFMALLGWIFLRERFDWLAAIGILLASLGLVLVVSRGEWGKLMDGRFGGTGDLLMLISAANWAVFSTISKPGLKRLPPTQMMFWVLAWGWVFTSVWLWLQGGWQSFSSLSTGGWISLFFLGIFCSGVAYLFWYDGLEAIPVVQVGAFLYFEPLVTLIIAAFLLEERINWASLLGGMLILGGVWLVNQELSTDH, from the coding sequence TTGAGCCCTGCCTCCCGAAAAATAAACTTGGACAGAAGGCGATCCATTCACTGGCTGCCCTATCTCGAACTTACCGGTTCAATTACGATTTGGGGAGCCTCTTTTGTAGCCACCAAGATTGCATTGCAGGAATTATCCCCAATCATGGTGGTATGGTTGAGATTTTGTCTGGGGGTTTGCGTAATGGGCTTAGCGATGTTGTTCCGTCACCAGCTTAGCCTTCCTCCTGGAAAAATGATGCCCTATTTAGCCCTGGTGGGATTTATCGGGATCACTTTCCACCAGTGGTTGCAATCCACTGCTTTGCAGACCAGCCTGGCTTCGACTTCCTCCTGGATTGTGGCGACCGCTCCAATCTTTATGGCACTTCTGGGATGGATCTTTTTACGCGAACGCTTCGATTGGTTGGCTGCCATCGGGATTTTGCTCGCCAGCCTTGGTCTGGTTTTGGTCGTTAGCCGGGGAGAATGGGGCAAATTGATGGATGGACGTTTTGGTGGAACAGGCGATCTACTGATGCTCATCAGTGCTGCAAACTGGGCAGTTTTTTCAACCATTTCCAAACCGGGTCTAAAGCGCTTGCCACCAACGCAGATGATGTTTTGGGTCCTGGCGTGGGGGTGGGTGTTTACATCTGTCTGGCTCTGGCTTCAGGGTGGCTGGCAATCTTTCTCATCACTTTCGACTGGCGGTTGGATAAGCTTGTTCTTCCTGGGGATCTTCTGCTCCGGCGTTGCTTACTTGTTTTGGTATGATGGTCTGGAAGCTATCCCGGTTGTGCAGGTCGGTGCATTTTTATATTTTGAGCCGTTGGTTACGCTGATCATTGCGGCGTTTTTATTGGAGGAGAGGATTAACTGGGCATCCCTTCTGGGTGGGATGCTGATTTTAGGTGGTGTGTGGTTGGTGAATCAGGAATTGTCTACCGATCATTAG
- a CDS encoding Peptidyl-prolyl cis-trans isomerase — protein sequence MNRALFLVLFWSAGWILAACQTDVSPVTPSVSPPPNLTPVFSTPDGSPQPMTTTDLARLIAGGCTAKSPRPTPGPTEISLFPAVSEQDYQRGEANAKVTLLVYCDFQALPCAQFSPLMQQILLDFPGQVRWVYRYFPLVEVHDKAILAIQAAEAAALQGKFWAMHDWLYRNLNAWVELSPEQFQSWLLEQVDELNLDQNRFEQDFHNPDLAEKGQAAWERNQSIGLPGVPFILLNGQIWPSNLPLNYYTVRNYVLLDLLEERQFESCPPPLIDLSRQYSARLETEKGEIFVQLFASQAPITVNNFVFLARQSWFDGITFHRVLEDYIVQSGDPSGTGYGGPGYAFVNETSAELSFDQAGLLAMANAGRDTNGSQFFFTLSPAPHLNGAYTIFGQVFQGMDVLQKITPRDPSQFPPPPPGDKLISVTIIEE from the coding sequence GTGAATAGAGCGCTTTTCCTGGTTTTGTTCTGGTCGGCGGGCTGGATTCTGGCCGCCTGTCAAACCGACGTCTCACCAGTAACACCTTCTGTCTCACCGCCGCCGAATCTTACGCCTGTCTTCTCCACCCCGGATGGTTCTCCCCAACCAATGACCACCACCGATCTCGCTCGTCTGATCGCCGGAGGTTGCACTGCTAAAAGCCCGCGTCCTACCCCTGGTCCAACCGAGATTTCTCTCTTTCCAGCGGTTAGTGAACAGGACTACCAGCGTGGTGAGGCAAACGCTAAAGTAACCCTTCTGGTCTATTGTGATTTCCAAGCTCTGCCCTGTGCACAATTTTCCCCGCTCATGCAGCAAATCCTGCTCGATTTTCCCGGCCAGGTTCGCTGGGTCTATCGCTATTTCCCATTGGTTGAAGTGCATGACAAAGCCATTCTGGCAATTCAAGCTGCCGAAGCCGCAGCATTGCAAGGCAAATTTTGGGCCATGCACGACTGGCTTTATCGCAATCTCAACGCCTGGGTTGAACTGAGTCCTGAGCAATTCCAGAGCTGGTTGCTGGAGCAAGTCGATGAGCTTAATCTCGACCAGAACCGATTTGAGCAGGACTTTCATAATCCCGACTTAGCTGAGAAAGGTCAAGCGGCCTGGGAACGCAATCAAAGCATTGGCTTGCCGGGAGTGCCTTTTATCCTGCTCAACGGACAAATCTGGCCCAGCAATTTACCTCTCAATTATTACACGGTGCGGAATTATGTGCTGCTTGATCTGCTCGAAGAACGCCAATTCGAGAGTTGCCCACCGCCGTTGATCGATCTCTCCAGGCAGTACTCAGCCCGCCTCGAAACGGAGAAGGGCGAAATCTTCGTGCAACTGTTTGCCAGCCAGGCGCCCATCACGGTCAACAACTTTGTTTTCCTTGCGCGTCAGAGCTGGTTTGACGGGATCACCTTTCACCGCGTTCTGGAAGATTACATTGTCCAGAGCGGCGACCCCAGCGGAACAGGCTACGGTGGGCCAGGTTATGCTTTTGTCAATGAAACCTCTGCAGAGCTATCCTTCGATCAAGCAGGATTGCTAGCCATGGCAAACGCCGGTCGGGACACCAATGGTAGCCAGTTTTTCTTCACCTTGTCGCCAGCACCCCATTTGAACGGCGCATATACCATCTTCGGTCAGGTATTCCAGGGGATGGACGTTCTCCAAAAAATCACCCCTCGCGACCCAAGCCAGTTTCCTCCCCCACCGCCAGGCGATAAGCTGATTTCGGTAACTATAATAGAGGAATGA
- a CDS encoding DedA protein: protein MDTLLTFINIFLHLDKYLSSVIQTYGAWTYLLLFLIIFMETGLVVTPFLPGDSLLFAAGTFAGLGAMKVEVLYFLLATAAIFGDTVNYWIGHLIGPRAFSGRVRFLKQEYLQRTHEFYEKHGGKTIILARFVPIIRTFAPFVAGVGEMTYWKFLSYNIFGGLLWVALFVFGGYYFGNLSIVRENFTLVVLAIIFISVLPGVVEYLKGRRAQRSAHTQV from the coding sequence ATGGATACCTTATTGACATTCATTAACATCTTTCTCCATCTGGATAAATACCTGAGCTCGGTGATTCAAACTTACGGGGCATGGACATATTTGCTGCTCTTTTTGATCATTTTCATGGAAACCGGACTGGTTGTTACCCCCTTTTTACCCGGCGATTCGCTTCTATTTGCAGCCGGCACGTTCGCCGGTCTGGGAGCGATGAAGGTTGAAGTTCTCTATTTCCTTCTCGCAACCGCGGCTATTTTCGGAGATACCGTCAATTATTGGATTGGTCACCTGATCGGACCGCGTGCCTTTAGCGGGCGAGTCCGATTTCTAAAGCAAGAATACTTACAGCGCACACATGAATTCTATGAAAAACATGGTGGCAAGACGATTATTCTCGCCCGCTTTGTTCCCATTATCCGCACCTTTGCGCCTTTTGTGGCCGGCGTGGGTGAGATGACCTATTGGAAATTTCTGTCCTACAATATCTTCGGCGGATTGTTGTGGGTGGCTTTATTTGTCTTCGGTGGTTATTATTTCGGAAATTTGAGTATTGTGCGCGAAAACTTTACTCTGGTCGTTTTAGCTATTATTTTTATTTCCGTTCTACCTGGAGTGGTGGAATATCTTAAGGGACGCAGAGCTCAAAGGAGCGCACACACGCAAGTTTAA
- a CDS encoding serine/threonine kinase, producing the protein MFEKSKLGKSPLKKIKVTPPRMITIPGGEYIIGISDDQIEHLYRTELWAEEWVEKDLFAIEQPQHLIRIESFEICRYPVTNAEYYLFIWSTGYRVPKEWSGFRYAEGTDNHPVVGVSKQDAEAYCRWLNETLGSNFRLPTEAEWECAARGGDDRLYPWGSEFDPWRCNTLESGKRGTTPVGEYSPSGDSPFGVADMAGNVWEWTSSILKPYPYDARDGREQGDEKARFVIRGGSWYYSHKLARTTVREGVVCTFTSPALGFRLGRSLDG; encoded by the coding sequence ATGTTTGAGAAGAGCAAACTGGGAAAATCACCGCTAAAGAAAATAAAAGTAACTCCGCCGCGCATGATTACCATTCCTGGCGGAGAGTATATTATCGGTATCAGCGATGATCAGATTGAGCATCTCTACCGCACAGAATTGTGGGCAGAAGAGTGGGTAGAAAAAGACCTCTTTGCAATTGAACAACCCCAGCATCTGATTCGCATTGAATCATTTGAAATTTGTCGTTACCCGGTGACCAATGCAGAATACTATCTCTTTATCTGGTCAACGGGTTATCGGGTGCCGAAAGAATGGAGCGGCTTCCGTTACGCCGAAGGGACCGATAACCATCCGGTGGTGGGTGTTTCCAAACAAGATGCCGAGGCGTATTGTCGCTGGTTGAATGAGACGCTGGGGAGCAATTTTCGCCTTCCTACCGAAGCGGAATGGGAGTGTGCAGCGCGTGGCGGCGATGACCGCCTCTACCCGTGGGGGAGCGAGTTTGACCCCTGGCGTTGTAATACGCTCGAAAGTGGCAAGCGAGGCACAACACCAGTTGGCGAGTATTCCCCCAGTGGTGATAGCCCATTCGGTGTGGCGGATATGGCTGGTAATGTTTGGGAATGGACCAGTTCAATCTTGAAACCATATCCGTATGACGCGAGGGATGGACGGGAACAGGGGGATGAAAAGGCGCGCTTTGTTATTCGTGGTGGCTCCTGGTACTACAGCCATAAACTGGCGCGAACGACGGTGCGCGAAGGGGTTGTGTGTACATTCACCTCTCCAGCCTTAGGCTTTCGCCTGGGTCGCAGTCTGGACGGTTAA